A single region of the Candidatus Kryptobacter tengchongensis genome encodes:
- a CDS encoding phosphoglycerate mutase: MSVALLFFDGIGIGENDPEKNPFARYKSKFFRAFVDSEDFSAEYGGIIIPTDASLNVPGYPQSATGQTTIFTGVNASELMRAHINGLPTPTLRKVLLSESIFLKLKKMGKRATFANAYSKHYFELRGDRLSATTYAVMASQIPFRWYDKELQEGKAVPADLTGEFLKRFYPDVKIITPEESGKIIASLLDEYDFVMYEFPFTDEAGHNQDFELALKYIDRIERFLESLLTSVNLKRHLIILTSDHGNIEDLSVKTHTLNKVPTIIWGRGKEKVATSIKSILDITPEIIKYLSD, from the coding sequence ATGTCAGTTGCTCTTTTATTTTTTGATGGCATTGGGATTGGGGAAAATGATCCAGAGAAAAATCCATTTGCAAGGTATAAATCTAAATTCTTTCGTGCTTTTGTTGATAGTGAAGATTTCAGTGCGGAATATGGTGGGATTATAATTCCAACGGATGCATCTTTAAATGTTCCTGGTTATCCTCAAAGTGCCACGGGTCAAACTACAATTTTCACAGGTGTGAATGCGTCCGAGTTAATGCGGGCTCATATAAATGGTCTTCCAACACCGACATTGAGAAAAGTTCTTCTCTCCGAGAGCATATTTTTAAAGTTAAAAAAGATGGGAAAGAGAGCTACTTTTGCAAATGCTTATTCAAAACATTATTTTGAGTTGCGTGGTGATAGACTCTCTGCGACAACTTACGCAGTGATGGCTTCGCAAATTCCGTTCAGATGGTATGATAAGGAACTTCAAGAGGGAAAAGCTGTGCCAGCTGATTTAACCGGGGAATTTTTGAAGAGGTTTTATCCAGATGTTAAGATAATAACTCCTGAGGAATCTGGAAAAATCATCGCAAGTTTGCTTGATGAATATGACTTCGTTATGTATGAGTTTCCTTTTACTGATGAAGCGGGGCACAATCAAGATTTTGAACTTGCTTTAAAATATATTGATAGGATTGAACGATTTCTTGAATCTTTGCTTACAAGTGTTAATTTGAAGAGACATTTAATAATTTTAACAAGCGATCACGGAAATATTGAGGATTTGTCAGTTAAAACCCACACATTAAATAAAGTTCCGACCATAATCTGGGGAAGGGGGAAGGAAAAAGTCGCAACGAGCATAAAATCCATCCTTGATATTACTCCTGAGATAATTAAGTATTTAAGCGATTAA
- a CDS encoding WD40-like Beta Propeller Repeat, with protein sequence MKFFSRIDLIILICFVSLLSFAQEEEFIHPELRWYTIETKHFLIHFHDGAERTAKVVAKIAEEIYDPITSLYNHKPDQKISIIIKDYDDYSNGMTFFYDNRIEIWASALNFELRGEHNWLRDVVTHEFTHMIQMQVAMKFGRRVPAVYFQWLGYEKESRPDILYGFPNIIVSYPIAGINVPAWFAEGTAQFNHPNLNYDYWDTHRDMILRMQVIDDKLLTWEQLNSFGKTSLGNESVYNSGFSLVEFIAKNYGAEKLEEISRNLKAPFHLTIDQAIRKSLGIDGKEFYNLWKSHLKEKYRRQIEEIEKIEGELIEKDGFGNFYPKFSPDAKKVAYISNKESDYFSPSAIYIYDFETRKIEKIVNGVSGSLSWSPDGKKIFYSKKTRRNKNWQNLYDIFVYEINSKTEKRLTYGLRANNPVVSPDGRYIAFVFYNDGTSNIGVIHIDDFGKRKYSSIKEVKILTNFKNGEQVYNLSFSPDGKKILFDYSLKNNRDIGVVDIETLIFQPIIATASDERNPVFSNDGNKIYFSSDRSGIFNIYEFDVVTGEMFQITNVYGGAFMPDVKNGGIVYSTYTSDGFKIAYMKEVKGFKPVVDWLASGDGVSFNLSSKHSNDYDDTNLPDFEIYEYKNVYTSLAVYPVFRFDNYNKHDRGIDLLKFGLYAYSTDVVGKYSLFAGALINKKLERDLFLQFQFNDRFPILYQLGLKPRFSVEAYNVTRATKFLLELGLNLIPVDIVYHLTEVDLAFHWKFILPNLNLRTGFTFSRYSAEIKSFTIPETNMLVPSSDDVYFIGRTFYLSLSFRDIHPKSNSDINPIGRKINLRFNYEFNKLNPDGSYELKDGILVPVYRNFNFWRFELNWNEYLSLPLKNHSLGFILRYGSIFGKPVNEFFNFYAGGLIGMRGYSFYSFGGNEILTLKAIYRFPIFDDVSLQVLHIGMQRIYVGFYFDFGNAWDDGTKLRDFKRDVGFELRVDGTSFYVFPMKIFASVSYGFDKFDKVINKQKFSYGRELRFYFGVVFEFDSIE encoded by the coding sequence ATGAAATTTTTTTCAAGGATAGATTTGATAATTTTGATTTGTTTTGTTAGTCTTCTTTCCTTTGCTCAGGAGGAAGAGTTTATTCATCCAGAGCTTCGCTGGTATACAATTGAAACAAAACATTTTCTCATCCACTTTCATGATGGAGCTGAAAGGACAGCGAAAGTTGTCGCTAAAATTGCGGAGGAGATATATGATCCCATAACCTCACTTTACAATCATAAGCCTGATCAGAAGATTAGCATCATCATAAAAGATTATGATGATTATTCAAATGGTATGACTTTTTTCTATGATAACAGAATTGAAATTTGGGCAAGCGCACTTAATTTTGAACTTCGTGGGGAGCATAATTGGTTAAGGGATGTTGTCACGCATGAATTCACACATATGATTCAAATGCAGGTTGCGATGAAATTTGGAAGAAGAGTTCCAGCTGTTTATTTTCAATGGCTTGGCTATGAAAAGGAAAGCAGACCAGATATATTGTATGGTTTTCCAAACATCATCGTATCTTATCCAATTGCTGGGATAAATGTCCCGGCATGGTTTGCAGAAGGAACGGCGCAGTTTAACCATCCGAATTTAAATTACGACTATTGGGATACGCATAGAGATATGATTTTACGAATGCAAGTTATTGATGATAAACTTCTGACCTGGGAACAGCTAAATTCTTTTGGAAAAACAAGTTTAGGGAATGAGTCGGTTTATAACTCAGGATTTTCGCTTGTTGAATTTATCGCAAAAAATTATGGTGCTGAAAAACTTGAAGAAATTTCAAGGAATCTAAAAGCCCCATTTCACCTTACAATAGATCAAGCGATAAGAAAATCTCTCGGGATTGATGGGAAGGAATTTTACAATCTATGGAAATCTCACCTCAAAGAAAAATACCGTCGCCAGATTGAAGAGATAGAAAAAATTGAAGGAGAACTAATTGAGAAAGACGGATTTGGAAATTTTTATCCTAAATTTTCCCCAGACGCTAAAAAAGTTGCATATATCTCAAATAAAGAAAGTGATTATTTCTCGCCATCGGCAATTTACATCTATGATTTTGAAACGAGGAAGATTGAAAAGATTGTCAATGGCGTTTCAGGTTCATTATCTTGGTCACCAGATGGAAAGAAAATTTTCTACTCAAAAAAGACGAGGCGAAATAAAAACTGGCAAAATTTATATGATATTTTTGTCTACGAGATCAACTCAAAAACTGAAAAAAGATTGACTTACGGATTAAGGGCAAATAACCCTGTAGTTTCTCCAGATGGAAGATACATCGCATTCGTATTTTACAATGATGGGACTTCAAACATCGGGGTGATTCACATTGATGATTTTGGCAAAAGGAAATATTCTTCTATCAAAGAGGTCAAGATTTTGACCAATTTTAAAAATGGTGAGCAAGTTTATAACCTTTCTTTTTCACCGGATGGTAAAAAAATTTTATTTGATTACTCTTTAAAAAATAATCGTGACATTGGTGTTGTTGATATTGAAACGCTAATTTTCCAACCCATTATAGCAACCGCAAGCGATGAGCGAAATCCAGTTTTTTCAAATGATGGAAACAAAATTTACTTCTCATCCGATAGAAGTGGCATCTTCAACATTTATGAGTTTGATGTTGTGACGGGAGAGATGTTTCAAATTACAAATGTCTACGGTGGTGCTTTTATGCCGGATGTTAAAAATGGGGGAATTGTTTATTCAACTTATACATCCGATGGATTTAAAATTGCTTATATGAAGGAAGTCAAGGGATTTAAGCCGGTTGTTGATTGGCTTGCCTCTGGCGATGGGGTTAGCTTCAATCTCTCGTCAAAGCATTCAAATGATTATGATGATACAAATTTGCCCGATTTTGAAATTTATGAGTATAAAAATGTTTACACATCTCTTGCGGTTTATCCAGTTTTTCGTTTTGATAATTATAATAAACATGACCGTGGAATTGATCTTTTGAAGTTTGGGCTTTATGCGTATTCAACCGATGTTGTTGGGAAATACAGTCTATTTGCTGGGGCGTTAATAAATAAGAAACTTGAACGTGATTTGTTTTTGCAATTTCAATTTAACGATAGATTTCCAATCCTTTATCAGCTTGGTTTGAAGCCGAGATTTTCGGTTGAAGCATACAATGTCACACGGGCTACTAAATTTTTGCTTGAGCTTGGTTTAAATCTAATCCCAGTTGACATCGTCTATCATCTCACAGAGGTTGACCTTGCTTTTCACTGGAAATTTATTTTGCCTAATTTAAATTTGAGGACAGGTTTTACATTCTCAAGATATTCTGCGGAGATAAAAAGCTTTACAATCCCTGAAACGAATATGTTAGTTCCATCAAGTGATGATGTTTATTTTATTGGTCGCACTTTTTATCTTAGTTTATCTTTCAGAGATATTCATCCCAAAAGCAACTCTGATATAAATCCAATCGGTAGAAAAATTAACTTGCGTTTTAATTATGAGTTTAACAAGTTGAACCCAGATGGAAGTTATGAACTTAAAGACGGGATTCTTGTGCCCGTATATAGAAACTTTAACTTTTGGAGGTTTGAGCTGAATTGGAATGAGTATTTAAGTTTGCCTTTGAAAAATCACTCGCTCGGGTTTATTTTAAGGTATGGAAGTATCTTTGGCAAGCCAGTGAATGAATTCTTTAATTTTTATGCTGGTGGTTTGATCGGGATGCGTGGTTATTCTTTTTATTCTTTCGGAGGTAATGAGATTTTAACTTTGAAAGCAATTTATAGATTTCCAATTTTTGATGATGTATCGCTTCAAGTTCTACATATAGGAATGCAAAGAATTTATGTTGGCTTTTATTTTGACTTTGGGAATGCGTGGGATGATGGGACAAAGTTAAGAGATTTTAAGAGAGATGTCGGATTTGAATTGCGAGTTGATGGAACTTCTTTCTATGTTTTCCCGATGAAGATATTTGCAAGTGTTTCTTATGGTTTTGATAAGTTTGATAAAGTTATAAATAAGCAAAAGTTTAGCTATGGTCGGGAGTTAAGGTTTTATTTTGGTGTCGTTTTTGAATTTGATTCAATTGAGTAA